Proteins from one Juglans microcarpa x Juglans regia isolate MS1-56 chromosome 1S, Jm3101_v1.0, whole genome shotgun sequence genomic window:
- the LOC121244613 gene encoding E3 ubiquitin-protein ligase trul-1 — protein MAGGTSFAKAICSICYEDLKPIVEDIQAISICGHVFHELCLQQWFEYCSNTKKCTCPVCKQLCSANNANRLYFQSVGDSNDPVLTQKPIDYEEDPEELRSEVSRLVTKVTGLTSVLERQGKKLKEVDEELCSCKEQAKKEAALKKEALKQTTSMQQLLHLKSEDLDKSTLECLRLQERNMALAKELAAFKLVSDLDLDEDKVLKLASFGNGANNKDTIDILRKSLVMRNRSYKELMAKCNLLGRGEARFCRKLDKAKEKMNKLKTRVQELETALEVKENEVLRSLKASKKSIINGFNENVVNCNCNSNSWATKNFSSQGQERQLSASMLNSDERGGLTGNPSCSRKMENFSFANDMNVNYTKKGSSTMAVDREKDEYFLIDEDASKFNTASLGPSNPEELTRENVTEQKSTLRSEVPSDMNKETTVWHGQNNMEENLGSRTSINNDMVNTPATLDEDVMLPLNDITQVEPKLNIRRESPSPLPLSEPGGICFSGGLLGPDGTHRFLGKWCKRSQTKGSLAKQGSSSGNLIAIGADGRGGKIKVLRSSLDGKENSVGAKRTKYGSKTSSLQSQGCLQIEHFFGRVDGDL, from the exons atggcaggTGGCACCTCCTTTGCCAAGGCCATTTGCTCGATCTGCTACGAAGATCTCAAGCCCATTGTTGAAGACATCCAAGCTATCTCTATATGCGGCCATGTCTTCCACGAGCTCTG TCTACAACAGTGGTTTGAGTACTGTTCGAACACGAAGAAATGCACTTGCCCTGTGTGCAAGCAGCTCTGTTCGGCGAACAATGCCAATCGTCTTTATTTTCAGTCGGTTGGAGACTCGAACGATCCTGTCCTAACTCAGAAACCGATCGATTACGAGGAAGATCCCGAAGAGTTGCGCAGCGAAGTTAGCAGATTGGTGACGAAGGTTACGGGACTTACTTCGGTCTTAGAGCGGCAGGGGAAGAAGCTCAAAGAGGTCGACGAGGAG ctGTGTTCTTGCAAAGAGCAGGCAAAAAAGGAAGCAGCATTGAAGAAGGAAGCCTTGAAACAAACAACTTCTATGCAACAACTGCTTCACCTGAAATCTGAG GATCTTGATAAATCAACTTTAGAATGCTTAAGGCTTCAAGAAAGGAATATGGCCCTGGCCAAAGAGCTTGCAGCATTCAAATT AGTGTCTGATCTGGATCTTGATGAAGATAAAGTTTTAAAGCTCGCCTCTTTTGGTAATGGTGCCAACAATAAAGATACCATTGACATTCTAAGGAAATCCTTGGTCATGCGTAATAG GAGCTACAAGGAATTGATGGCCAAATGCAACCTCCTAGGAAGAGGAGAGGCTCGTTTCTGCAGAAAACTTGACAAGGCTaaagaaaagatgaataaaCTAAAG ACAAGGGTACAGGAATTGGAGACGGCTCTTGAAGTAAAAGAGAATGAAGTTTTGAGGTCTCTAAAAGCTTCAAAGAAATCTATTATCAATGGGTTTAACGAGAATGTTGTGAATTGTAATTGTAATTCCAATTCTTGGGCGAccaaaaatttttcatctcaaggTCAAGAGAGACAACTTTCTGCATCCATGCTTAATTCAGATGAGAGGGGTGGCTTGACTGGTAATCCATCGTGTTCCAGGAAAATGGAAAACTTCAGTTTTGCTAATgatatgaatgtaaattataCTAAAAAGGGTTCAAGCACCATGGCTGTTGATAGAGAGAAAGATGAATACTTCTTGATAGATGAGGATGCTTCAAAATTTAATACAGCTTCACTTGGACCTTCAAATCCTGAAGAATTGACTAGGGAAAATGTAACTGAGCAGAAGTCTACTTTGAGGTCAGAGGTACCTTCCGACATGAACAAAGAAACTACAGTATGGCATGGACAGAATAATATGGAAGAAAATTTAGGTTCAAGAACTTCGATCAATAATGATATGGTGAACACTCCTGCCACCCTGGATGAGGATGTAATGTTGCCTCTTAATGATATCACGCAAGTTGAGCCCAAGCTTAACATTAGAAGGGAGTCTCCATCCCCACTACCACTTTCTGAGCCAG GGGGCATTTGTTTTTCTGGTGGATTGCTTGGCCCTGATGGAACACACAGGTTTTTGGGTAAATGGTGCAAACGGAGCCAGACCAAGGGATCATTAGCAAAGCAAGGTTCAAGTTCAGGCAATTTGATTGCCATTGGAGCTGATGGGAGGGGTGGTAAGATCAAGGTTCTGAGATCTTCACTG GATGGAAAGGAGAATTCAGTAGGAGCAAAGAGAACCAAGTATGGATCCAAAACAAGTAGTTTGCAGTCGCAAGGTTGCTTGCAAATAGAACACTTCTTTGGGAGAGTTGATGGTGATTTATGA